GGGATTTTTAAGAGCGCGTCGGGCAAGGCAGAATGACCCAGCCTGTTTGGCACATCGACAATAGTGGGGTAGCGCATGCAGGAGGAACATCGGACCGGTGACGCACGACTTTTCAGTCCCGCCGCGGCGCGTAACCGAGCGCCGATCCAGGACGTCCTGACGAAGGCGCTGGAGGGCTCCTCGCGAGTGCTCGAGATCGCCAGCGGCAGCGGCGAGCATGCCGTCCATTTCGCCGCGGCCCTGCCGAACGTGCATTGGCAGCCCAGCGATCCCGAGCCCCGGGCGCGGGCGTCGATCGCTGCCTGGCGCGACGCGGCGGCGCTCGACAACCTGGCGCCGCCGCTCGAGCTGAACGTGCTGGAGCGCCCTTGGGCCAAGCAGGAATTCGATGCGCTGGTGGCCATCAACATGCTGCACATCGCCCCCTGGGAGGCGAGCCTGGCACTGTTCGGCGAGGCCGGGGCCCGCCTGCCCGAGGGTGGGGTGCTGTTCCTCTACGGACCTTTTCTGCGCGATGGCGTACCGACCGCACCCAGCAATGCCGCCTTCGACGCCGATCTGCGTCGCCGCGATCCGAGCTGGGGCATTCGTGCGCTGGAAGCGATTCGCACCTTGGCGCGGGCCAACGGGCTGGCGATCGAACGCATCGTCGAGATGCCGGCCAATAATCTCAGCGTGGTGCTGCGTCGTCGGGCAGCTTGAACAGCGCTGCGTCGTCGGGCAGCTTGAACAGCGCTGCGTCGTCGGGCAGCTTAAATGGCGCTGCGGCGTCGGGCAGCTTGAACAGCGCTGCGGCGTCGGGCAGCTTGATAAATCCGCCGATGCCCCCAAGACTAGCTAAGCGGCCGCAACATGGCCGATTGCGCAACATCAATGGAGTGAGTGCCAATGACCAGCAACGATCTGTCCGAGGATTTTCGCATGCCGGTGGCGTGCCCCAAGTGCGGTAGCCATCTGATGCGCGTCTCCGAGGTCCACAATCCGGACGACAAGGTATTCTGTGCCTCATGCAATACCTATATCTGCCTTTATCATGAAGCGCAGAAGATCATGAAAAAGGGCCCGGGCAGCGAGAGCGAGGCGTTACTCGAGAAAGCGGTCAACGCTGATCATAAACACTGAGCTACGAGCTACGAGCTACGAGCTACGAGCTACGAGCTACGAGCTACGAGCTACGAGCAAGTGCTCGAAGCCCGGAGCTTTTTATAGTTAGGCATGCACTCCATACTCGAAATTATAAAAGTTCCTCGGCGGCCAGCGCCAGGCGCGAACGCTCGACGCTCTTGAGGGTGACGTGCCCGGCGTGCGGCCAGTCGCGAAAGCGTTCCACCAGCGCCGCCATGCCGCAGGTGTTGGCGGTGAGGTACGCGGTGTCGATCTGGCCGACGTTGCCCAGGCAGACGATCTTGGTGTTGCGCCCGGCCCGCGAGACCAGCGCCTTGAGCTGCTTGGGGGTGAAGTTCTGGGCCTCGTCGATGATCAGGAAGGTGTCGTTGAGCGTGCGCCCGCGCATGAAGGTCGGCGAGCGTATCTGTACCCGCGAGCCGATCAACTGGCGCGTGGCGCCCTCGCTCCAGCTCGAGGTGCCGTCCTTCTCGTCGCGCAGCAGGTTGTCCATGTTGTCGTGGAAGGCACCCATCCAGGGACCCATTTTCTCCTCCTCGGTGCCCGGCAGAAAGCCGATGTCCTCGCCCATCGGAATCGGCGCCCGGGTGAATACGATGCGTTCGAACAGCTTGCTGTCCAGCGTCTGCTGGAAGGCTGCGGCCAGTGTCATATAGGTCTTGCCGGTACCGGCGTTGCCGGCAATGCTGACCAGGTCGATCTGGGGGTCCATCAGCAGGTTGAGAGTGAAGTTCTGGCGGCTGTCGTGGGCGTGGACGCCCCACACGCCGTCGTGATGGCGATAGTTGGTCAACAGTTGCAGGCATGCCGAGCTGGGTGCCACTTCGCGGACGATGGCCTCGAAATCGGCGCCGTTGTCGCTGTCCGAGACCAGCATGCCGACATGCCAATCGGCGGGAATGGCACCGCTGAGACGGTAGTAGATGTGATGGTCGATGCGCTCGACGGCGACCTCGACGTTCAGCGATTCCCACAAGCCCGCGCCGTCGCGTCCGGCCTGGGCGTAGACCTTGGCGCCTTCGATCATCGCGTCGCTGTCGCTGAACGCCCGATCGTTGAGATAGTCCTCGACCGGCACGTTCAGGGCCGAGGCCTTGACCCGCAGGTTGATGTCCTTGGTGACCAGGATCACCGAGGCGTCGGGGCGTTCGTCGCGCAACCGGCAGGTCTCCGCCAGGAGGCGGTTGTCGGGGCTTTCCTCGAGATGATCGAGTGGCTTGAGGTCGCTGTAGCACAGAAAGCGCAGACGACCGCTGTGGCCGTAGGCGTCGGTCAGCGGAATGCCGCGGCGGATTTCGTCGAAGCTGACCTTGGCGGTGAGTTCGGAAAGCGTGCGGCTGATCTGGCGGGCGGTGCGGGCGATTTCGCGAATGCCGTTCTTGTGTTTGTCGAGTTCCTCGAGCACGGTCATCGGAATGACCACGTCGTGTTCCTCGAATTGGTAAAGCGCAGCGGGGTCGTGAATCAGGACGTTGGTGTCGAGTACGTAAAGGCGGGTCGCTTTCTTGTCGATCAGAACCATCGGCAAGCACTCCTCGAATTGACGGCAGGTACGACGCTGGCAGTGGTCAGTTACATGATTGTGACGACGGGCCAGGCGTGGCTACATTCGGCATCACTTCCTGGGCGCTATGTCGGCGGACCTCCTGAAGACTGAATGGAAGAGTCGTTTCAAGATGAACCGGCTCGTCGAGGAATGCCAGCGCGGCGTTCCACGTTAATTCCGCTGAAGCTGAAAAAGCCGCGGCGCCACGAACGCCGCCGCCGACACATCGGCACAGGGCGAGTGGTTCAAGTCTTGATACCGCCCCAGCCGTGCTTGTGGCAGTCGCACTTGGGGTTCTGGCAGGGTCGGCGATCGTCATGCGCGGTCGCGCAGGCGGTGCAACAATAGTAGCGACCGTTGACGGGAACCGCCGTGTCGGGAACCGGGCAGTCGCAATGGGGGCATTCGCAGATCCTGGCGGTCATCTCTTTCTCCTTTGCTTGGCGAACGGTAAGTTCAGTGTAGCCACGCCGTTGCGGCATCCCAATGCAATGTGTCACGGACTATTCAGCCCCCCCTGTCGGCCCGATAATAAGACAATCATTACTTGTTCAGGAGTGCCCATGCCATCGTTAGCGACTCATTGATGGAAGTGGATGACGCGCGTGAAGCCCCGCGTTTCGCCGCCAACCCGCTGGTCGTCGACGATCACTTCAAGCGCGTCAACGACACCTATGGCCATCTGGTCGGCGACGAGGTGATCCGCGCGCTGGCCAATCTGCTCAGGCGGCGATTGCGCGAGTCGGACCTG
The genomic region above belongs to Halomonas zincidurans B6 and contains:
- a CDS encoding metallothionein gives rise to the protein MTARICECPHCDCPVPDTAVPVNGRYYCCTACATAHDDRRPCQNPKCDCHKHGWGGIKT
- a CDS encoding PhoH family protein, giving the protein MVLIDKKATRLYVLDTNVLIHDPAALYQFEEHDVVIPMTVLEELDKHKNGIREIARTARQISRTLSELTAKVSFDEIRRGIPLTDAYGHSGRLRFLCYSDLKPLDHLEESPDNRLLAETCRLRDERPDASVILVTKDINLRVKASALNVPVEDYLNDRAFSDSDAMIEGAKVYAQAGRDGAGLWESLNVEVAVERIDHHIYYRLSGAIPADWHVGMLVSDSDNGADFEAIVREVAPSSACLQLLTNYRHHDGVWGVHAHDSRQNFTLNLLMDPQIDLVSIAGNAGTGKTYMTLAAAFQQTLDSKLFERIVFTRAPIPMGEDIGFLPGTEEEKMGPWMGAFHDNMDNLLRDEKDGTSSWSEGATRQLIGSRVQIRSPTFMRGRTLNDTFLIIDEAQNFTPKQLKALVSRAGRNTKIVCLGNVGQIDTAYLTANTCGMAALVERFRDWPHAGHVTLKSVERSRLALAAEELL
- a CDS encoding GGDEF domain-containing protein, whose product is MEVDDAREAPRFAANPLVVDDHFKRVNDTYGHLVGDEVIRALANLLRRRLRESDLIGRYGGEEFLLVLNDCEAPQAVRIIDELREAFAQFNFGKADQRLYR
- a CDS encoding DUF938 domain-containing protein is translated as MQEEHRTGDARLFSPAAARNRAPIQDVLTKALEGSSRVLEIASGSGEHAVHFAAALPNVHWQPSDPEPRARASIAAWRDAAALDNLAPPLELNVLERPWAKQEFDALVAINMLHIAPWEASLALFGEAGARLPEGGVLFLYGPFLRDGVPTAPSNAAFDADLRRRDPSWGIRALEAIRTLARANGLAIERIVEMPANNLSVVLRRRAA